A single region of the Brassica rapa cultivar Chiifu-401-42 chromosome A03, CAAS_Brap_v3.01, whole genome shotgun sequence genome encodes:
- the LOC103859009 gene encoding uncharacterized protein LOC103859009, which yields MASSKASYMLVSLLLVLVLADMDKALGEQIQLRNSKFISLLKPPVEKALSKIFGAREKELAKYFKKVQDAAGAIPPPPPSPACKPKDDECKGKVIKLNKQNLSKQINDLLKKLCKPNGNVCNRKNKLLIEDLLKKACKPNNEVVCKINFIKRINDFLKKAKSPPSP from the exons ATGGCGTCTTCTAAAGCATCTTACATGCTTGTCTCTCTCCTTCTCGTTCTTGTGCTTGCCGATATGGATAAAGCCCTGGGTGAACAAATTCAGCTCCGCAACAGCAAATTTATATCGTTACTTAAGCCGCCCGTAG AAAAAGCCCTTTCTAAGATTTTTGGGGCTAGAGAGAAGGAGCTGgcgaaatattttaaaaaagtccAGGACGCGGCGGGCGCTATACCTCCACCCCCTCCATCGCCGGCATGCAAACCTAAGGACGATGAATGTAAGGGAAAAGTGATCAAACTGAACAAACAGAACCTGAGCAAACAGATCAATGACTTGTTGAAGAAGTTATGCAAACCTAATGGCAACGTATGTAACAGAAAGAATAAACTACTGATCGAGGACTTATTGAAGAAGGCATGCAAACCTAATAATGAAGTCGTATGTAAGATAAATTTTATCAAACGTATCAATGACTTCTTGAAGAAGGCAAAATCCCCTCCATCGCCTTGA